The Miscanthus floridulus cultivar M001 chromosome 7, ASM1932011v1, whole genome shotgun sequence genome includes a region encoding these proteins:
- the LOC136466376 gene encoding protein JOKA2-like isoform X2 → MSDRGSSSGPTFFPFGPQAEAWDVTFKVKYGDTLKRFYGCVNGNHFDMNLSSLRAKIATAFKFGPDADFVLTYTDEDGDIVMLDDDDDLRDAALRQKLNPLRITVQLKKNQPTEKKDASAPVKPTAQDPLSQIMSAIEGLKPVQEDGVAHIKSAIGEAIKSIPEPIPDALAKLSHEILDAAPPPLAELMKPFAQLMAPNSNGNGPSHVHAEGSSSSSSGVTQTQAPAPAPTEAKNEPKVKPSLGLRAVLKEAAAPVPNAGAPQVQQPSMYPSVEELLFPCNSVDKSVCKGKIDAQNKGKTVMSSVTQPAPYSLPTHAPPPPPPCISEWSRPRRSQQHPWQYEDNAKATSDSRWRIPMYKMPYAPPPPAVPPPGYGPSPHFPYPGRFLSSGHPYGDLAGNMENSAARSLHRWIQCDGCGVQPIVGPRYKSNVKEDYDLCDSCFQRMGNEMEYAKIDKPILPHRLLRDPHANRKVHHTRVLMKSKREKLESRFILDVTVLDGTLMTPSTPFTKIWRMHNNGSVVWPLGTQLIWVGGDQFALQTSVPLEIPVDGFPVDKEIDVAVDFVAPTRPGRYISYWRLASPSGQKFGQRVWVHIQVEDPSFVNDNNRNAAINLNLPPESNSANTTNLIDVNIEPVDSALSAHAKRTKEFHFCSTDVSEPKKSLPTTLSAPAPANPTAPVSTPAIAPVPASGAVPVPPPVSAPPPPVNAVVPELSDLDVHNEEKLLRELEEMGFRQIDLNKEILRQNNYNLEQSVDDLCGVNEWDPLLAELEEMGFEDTEVNKELLAKNGGSIKRAVMDLIAREKKDK, encoded by the exons ATGTCTGACCGGGGCTCGTCGTCTGGGCCGACGTTTTTCCCCTTTGGCCCGCAGGCCGAGGCGTGGGACGTCACCTTCAAG GTCAAATATGGTGATACGCTTAAAAGGTTTTATGGTTGTGTCAATGGGAATCATTTTGACATGAATTTATCTTCTCTGCGGGCAAAGATAGCTACTGCCTTTAAGTTTGGTCCTGATGCTGATTTTGTTCTGACTTACACCGATGAGGATGGTGATATTGTCATGCTAGATGATGACGATGACTTGCGTGATGCAGCTCTGCGTCAGAAATTAAACCCTCTGAGGATTACTGTTCAACTGAAAAAAAATCAACCAACTGAAAAAAAAGATGCCTCTGCACCTGTGAAACCCACTGCTCAGGATCCACTATCCCAGATAATGTCAGCTATTGAAGGTTTGAAGCCTGTTCAGGAAGATGGTGTGGCTCATATAAAATCAGCTATTGGTGAAGCAATCAAGTCTATCCCAGAGCCAATACCTGATGCCCTTGCTAAACTCTCTCATGAAATACTTGATGCAGCACCACCACCATTAGCTGAGCTGATGAAACCTTTTGCACAATTGATGGCACCAAACAGTAATGGCAATGGGCCATCTCATGTGCATGCTGAGGGGTCATCTAGCTCTTCCAGTGGTGTGACACAGACACAGGCGCCGGCCCCGGCCCCGACTGAAGCTAAAAATGAGCCCAAAGTTAAGCCAAGTTTGGGTCTTAGGGCTGTGTTAAAAGAGGCTGCTGCACCTGTTCCTAATGCTGGAGCTCCTCAAGTTCAACAGCCATCCATGTACCCATCTGTTGAGGAGTTGCTGTTCCCCTGTAATTCAGTTGACAAATCTGTTTGCAAAGGGAAGATTGATGCTCAAAATAAGGGCAAAACTGTTATGTCCTCAGTCACCCAACCTGCCCCTTACTCTCTTCCTACTCATGCCCCACCTCCGCCACCTCCATGCATTTCAGAATGGTCCCGACCACGAAGAAGCCAACAACACCCATGGCAATATGAAGACAATGCAAAAGCCACTAGTGATTCTAGATGGCGCATTCCAATGTACAAAATGCCCTATGCACCACCACCTCCAGCAGTGCCACCCCCGGGCTATGGGCCTTCTCCACATTTTCCTTATCCAGGCCGCTTCTTGTCTTCTGGACATCCATACGGAGATCTTGCGGGTAACATGGAAAACTCAGCAGCACGTAGTCTGCATAGATGGATTCAGTGTGATGGCTGTGGAGTGCAACCAATTGTTGGTCCGCGTTATAAATCTAATGT GAAGGAAGACTATGATTTATGTGATTCCTGTTTCCAACGCATGGGAAATGAAATGGAGTACGCCAAAATAGACAAACCTATTTTACCCCACAGGCTTCTCAGAGATCCTCATGCG AACCGAAAGGTGCACCACACACGAGTTCTAATGAAGTCAAAACGGGAGAAACTTGAAAGTCGCTTCATTTTGGATGTAACTGTCCTTGATGGAACACTGATGACACCTTCTACCCCGTTCACTAAGATTTGGCGCATGCATAACAATGGGTCTGTTGTGTGGCCACTCGGCACACAGCTTATCTGGGTTGGTGGAGATCAGTTTGCATTGCAGACATCTGTTCCATTAGAG ATTCCTGTGGATGGCTTTCCTGTGGACAAAGAGATTGATGTTGCTGTTGATTTTGTGGCACCTACAAGGCCAGGGAGGTACATATCTTACTGGAGGTTGGCTTCACCTTCTGGTCAGAAATTTGGTCAGCGAGTTTGGGTTCATATCCAG GTGGAAGACCCTTCTTTTGTTAATGACAATAACAGGAATGCTGCTATTAACCTGAACCTGCCTCCTGAGAGCAATAGTGCAAACACAACCAATTTAATTGATGTGAACATTGAGCCTGTTGACTCAGCCCTTAGCGCACATGCCAAACGCACAAAAGAGTTCCATTTCTGTTCAACTGATGTTTCTGAGCCCAAGAAATCTCTGCCTACCACGTTGTCTGCACCAGCTCCTGCAAACCCAACCG CTCCAGTATCTACTCCTGCAATTGCCCCTGTGCCTGCATCTGGTGCTGTGCCTGTGCCTCCACCTGTTAGTGCGCCTCCTCCACCTGTTAATGCCGTGGTACCTGAGCTGTCTGACCTGGATGTTCACAATGAGGAGAAGTTGCTGAGGGAGCTGGAGGAAATGGGTTTTAGGCAGATCGATCTCAACAAGGAAATCCTTAGGCAGAACAATTACAACCTGGAGCAGTCTGTTGATGACCTATGTGGCGTGAATGAATGGGATCCACTCCTTGCAGAGCTGGAAGAGATG GGATTTGAAGACACAGAGGTGAACAAGGAGCTGCTTGCGAAGAATGGGGGAAGCATCAAGCGAGCTGTGATGGACCTCATTGCCAGGGAGAAAAAGGACAAGTGA
- the LOC136466376 gene encoding protein NBR1 homolog isoform X1: protein MSDRGSSSGPTFFPFGPQAEAWDVTFKVKYGDTLKRFYGCVNGNHFDMNLSSLRAKIATAFKFGPDADFVLTYTDEDGDIVMLDDDDDLRDAALRQKLNPLRITVQLKKNQPTEKKDASAPVKPTAQDPLSQIMSAIEGLKPVQEDGVAHIKSAIGEAIKSIPEPIPDALAKLSHEILDAAPPPLAELMKPFAQLMAPNSNGNGPSHVHAEGSSSSSSGVTQTQAPAPAPTEAKNEPKVKPSLGLRAVLKEAAAPVPNAGAPQVQQPSMYPSVEELLFPCNSVDKSVCKGKIDAQNKGKTVMSSVTQPAPYSLPTHAPPPPPPCISEWSRPRRSQQHPWQYEDNAKATSDSRWRIPMYKMPYAPPPPAVPPPGYGPSPHFPYPGRFLSSGHPYGDLAGNMENSAARSLHRWIQCDGCGVQPIVGPRYKSNVKEDYDLCDSCFQRMGNEMEYAKIDKPILPHRLLRDPHANRKVHHTRVLMKSKREKLESRFILDVTVLDGTLMTPSTPFTKIWRMHNNGSVVWPLGTQLIWVGGDQFALQTSVPLEIPVDGFPVDKEIDVAVDFVAPTRPGRYISYWRLASPSGQKFGQRVWVHIQVEDPSFVNDNNRNAAINLNLPPESNSANTTNLIDVNIEPVDSALSAHAKRTKEFHFCSTDVSEPKKSLPTTLSAPAPANPTGDVSISSTSAAAFVPSVNVPMPEVVTTHTPLPAMPVLPTNIPISAPVSTPAIAPVPASGAVPVPPPVSAPPPPVNAVVPELSDLDVHNEEKLLRELEEMGFRQIDLNKEILRQNNYNLEQSVDDLCGVNEWDPLLAELEEMGFEDTEVNKELLAKNGGSIKRAVMDLIAREKKDK from the exons ATGTCTGACCGGGGCTCGTCGTCTGGGCCGACGTTTTTCCCCTTTGGCCCGCAGGCCGAGGCGTGGGACGTCACCTTCAAG GTCAAATATGGTGATACGCTTAAAAGGTTTTATGGTTGTGTCAATGGGAATCATTTTGACATGAATTTATCTTCTCTGCGGGCAAAGATAGCTACTGCCTTTAAGTTTGGTCCTGATGCTGATTTTGTTCTGACTTACACCGATGAGGATGGTGATATTGTCATGCTAGATGATGACGATGACTTGCGTGATGCAGCTCTGCGTCAGAAATTAAACCCTCTGAGGATTACTGTTCAACTGAAAAAAAATCAACCAACTGAAAAAAAAGATGCCTCTGCACCTGTGAAACCCACTGCTCAGGATCCACTATCCCAGATAATGTCAGCTATTGAAGGTTTGAAGCCTGTTCAGGAAGATGGTGTGGCTCATATAAAATCAGCTATTGGTGAAGCAATCAAGTCTATCCCAGAGCCAATACCTGATGCCCTTGCTAAACTCTCTCATGAAATACTTGATGCAGCACCACCACCATTAGCTGAGCTGATGAAACCTTTTGCACAATTGATGGCACCAAACAGTAATGGCAATGGGCCATCTCATGTGCATGCTGAGGGGTCATCTAGCTCTTCCAGTGGTGTGACACAGACACAGGCGCCGGCCCCGGCCCCGACTGAAGCTAAAAATGAGCCCAAAGTTAAGCCAAGTTTGGGTCTTAGGGCTGTGTTAAAAGAGGCTGCTGCACCTGTTCCTAATGCTGGAGCTCCTCAAGTTCAACAGCCATCCATGTACCCATCTGTTGAGGAGTTGCTGTTCCCCTGTAATTCAGTTGACAAATCTGTTTGCAAAGGGAAGATTGATGCTCAAAATAAGGGCAAAACTGTTATGTCCTCAGTCACCCAACCTGCCCCTTACTCTCTTCCTACTCATGCCCCACCTCCGCCACCTCCATGCATTTCAGAATGGTCCCGACCACGAAGAAGCCAACAACACCCATGGCAATATGAAGACAATGCAAAAGCCACTAGTGATTCTAGATGGCGCATTCCAATGTACAAAATGCCCTATGCACCACCACCTCCAGCAGTGCCACCCCCGGGCTATGGGCCTTCTCCACATTTTCCTTATCCAGGCCGCTTCTTGTCTTCTGGACATCCATACGGAGATCTTGCGGGTAACATGGAAAACTCAGCAGCACGTAGTCTGCATAGATGGATTCAGTGTGATGGCTGTGGAGTGCAACCAATTGTTGGTCCGCGTTATAAATCTAATGT GAAGGAAGACTATGATTTATGTGATTCCTGTTTCCAACGCATGGGAAATGAAATGGAGTACGCCAAAATAGACAAACCTATTTTACCCCACAGGCTTCTCAGAGATCCTCATGCG AACCGAAAGGTGCACCACACACGAGTTCTAATGAAGTCAAAACGGGAGAAACTTGAAAGTCGCTTCATTTTGGATGTAACTGTCCTTGATGGAACACTGATGACACCTTCTACCCCGTTCACTAAGATTTGGCGCATGCATAACAATGGGTCTGTTGTGTGGCCACTCGGCACACAGCTTATCTGGGTTGGTGGAGATCAGTTTGCATTGCAGACATCTGTTCCATTAGAG ATTCCTGTGGATGGCTTTCCTGTGGACAAAGAGATTGATGTTGCTGTTGATTTTGTGGCACCTACAAGGCCAGGGAGGTACATATCTTACTGGAGGTTGGCTTCACCTTCTGGTCAGAAATTTGGTCAGCGAGTTTGGGTTCATATCCAG GTGGAAGACCCTTCTTTTGTTAATGACAATAACAGGAATGCTGCTATTAACCTGAACCTGCCTCCTGAGAGCAATAGTGCAAACACAACCAATTTAATTGATGTGAACATTGAGCCTGTTGACTCAGCCCTTAGCGCACATGCCAAACGCACAAAAGAGTTCCATTTCTGTTCAACTGATGTTTCTGAGCCCAAGAAATCTCTGCCTACCACGTTGTCTGCACCAGCTCCTGCAAACCCAACCGGTGATGTTTCCATATCCAGTACATCTGCTGCTGCTTTTGTGCCCTCTGTTAATGTGCCTATGCCTGAAGTTGTTACTACTCATACACCATTACCTGCTATGCCTGTGCTGCCTACAAATATACCTATTTCAGCTCCAGTATCTACTCCTGCAATTGCCCCTGTGCCTGCATCTGGTGCTGTGCCTGTGCCTCCACCTGTTAGTGCGCCTCCTCCACCTGTTAATGCCGTGGTACCTGAGCTGTCTGACCTGGATGTTCACAATGAGGAGAAGTTGCTGAGGGAGCTGGAGGAAATGGGTTTTAGGCAGATCGATCTCAACAAGGAAATCCTTAGGCAGAACAATTACAACCTGGAGCAGTCTGTTGATGACCTATGTGGCGTGAATGAATGGGATCCACTCCTTGCAGAGCTGGAAGAGATG GGATTTGAAGACACAGAGGTGAACAAGGAGCTGCTTGCGAAGAATGGGGGAAGCATCAAGCGAGCTGTGATGGACCTCATTGCCAGGGAGAAAAAGGACAAGTGA